One Scomber scombrus chromosome 1, fScoSco1.1, whole genome shotgun sequence DNA segment encodes these proteins:
- the LOC133978340 gene encoding prostaglandin D2 receptor 2 codes for MAEMNGTQFPVKQIPTSLNTSRDSWQDDAIRGVQMAATLLIFLVGIPLNGLVVWALGLRSQRHLVRRGSGEETRAASSFRIYVLNLALADLVLLLRTPLMLGYLAHNNSWPFGIVFCHLVMFFRGLGLYASAFLLCAVALERCLCLLKPVWARLRRPSWAVPLVCGILWLLATVLSAPYLYSATLKEINGTYQCIEKGKFDMGLFVTETVAGFILPLLVFLGSNLAVVLTIHQAMPSTPTSSSPSNARKMARMYQVLFFTMLLFLTCWVPYFVCRFLRALADIQSELYKRATIATYYSLFLVYSKSALNPVLYVFAARGLGRAIRASLVSTIERLFNDDSMESIRRKSLKNSQM; via the exons ATGGCTGAGATGAATGGCACACAGTTTCCTGTGAAACAAATCCCAACCAGCCTCAACACATCCAGAGACTCTTGGCAGGACGATGCAATCAGGGGAGTCCAAATGGCAGCTACCTTGCTCATTTTCCTG GTTGGCATACCTCTGAATGGGCTGGTGGTTTGGGCACTTGGACTGCGGAGTCAGCGTCACCTGGTACGCAGAGGCAGCGGTGAAGAGACACGTGCCGCCAGCAGTTTCCGTATCTATGTATTGAACCTGGCCCTGGCCGACCTGGTGCTGCTCCTGCGTACCCCCCTCATGCTTGGCTACCTCGCTCACAACAACAGTTGGCCATTTGGCATTGTCTTCTGCCACCTGGTCATGTTCTTCCGAGGTCTGGGGTTGTACGCCTCAGCTTTCCTCCTCTGTGCTGTGGCTCTGGAGCGATGCCTGTGTCTACTGAAGCCTGTGTGGGCTCGACTACGCCGCCCCTCCTGGGCTGTTCCTCTGGTTTGTGGCATCTTATGGCTGTTAGCAACCGTCCTGTCTGCACCCTACCTCTACAGCGCCACCCTGAAAGAAATCAACGGGACATACCAGTGCATTGAGAAGGGAAAGTTTGACATGGGCTTGTTTGTCACAGAGACTGTAGCAGGTTTCATTTTGCCCTTGCTTGTGTTCTTAGGAAGTAATTTGGCTGTTGTGCTCACCATTCATCAAGCAATGCCCTCAACACCAACCTCATCCAGCCCTTCAAATGCTCGCAAGATGGCAAGGATGTACCAAGTGCTCTTTTTCACAatgctcctcttcctcacttgCTGGGTACCCTACTTTGTTTGTCGGTTCCTGCGGGCCCTGGCTGACATACAATCTGAACTGTATAAAAGAGCAACTATTGCAACATACTACTCTCTGTTCCTGGTGTACAGCAAGAGTGCTCTAAACCCTGTGCTGTATGTGTTTGCTGCTCGAGGCTTAGGCCGTGCTATCCGAGCTTCACTGGTCTCCACTATTGAACGACTTTTCAATGATGACTCCATGGAATCCATACGAAGGAAGTCACTTAAGAACTCCCAGATGTAG